The uncultured Cohaesibacter sp. genomic sequence CGGCTGGCATCAAGAAATTGTCCGACTATGAGGGCAAGTGGCTGATCCTGTTTTCCCATCCGGCGGACTTTACGCCGGTTTGTTCCACCGAATTCATGGCCTTTGCCAAAGCCTATGACCAGTTCAAGGAAATGAACTGCGAGCTGCTCGGCTTGTCGATCGACAGCGTGCATTCCCATATTGCATGGGTGCGCAGCATCAAGGAAAACTGGGGCATTGATATCCAGTTTCCGATCATCGACGACATTCCGATGACCGTTGCCAAGGCCTATGGCATGATCCATCCGGGTGCCAGCGATACTTCGGCGGTGCGGGCAACCTTCCTCATCGACCCGAAAGGCATTCTGCGTGCCATGGTCTATTATCCCATGTCCAATGGTCGCTCGATCCCTGAATTTGTTCGTCTGCTTGCTGCCCTGCAAACGTCTGACGCCAATAATGTGGCAACACCGGAAGGCTGGCAGCCCGGTGACAAGGTCATTGTTCCGCCGCCATCCACCGTTGAAGGGGCGGCCAAACGGGCTTCAGAAGGCTATGATACCGTTGACTGGTATTTTTCCAAAAAGGAACTCTAGGATCATCTTGTGATCGTGAGTGCATCCATGAAAGGTCAGGGGCTGACAAGCGCCCTGACCTTTTGTTCATCTGCCATTGGCTCGCCCTATTCCGGCAGGCTCCCTTCACACTGCAATCAGTCTCTGGGCAGGCTGATTTCGAAGTGCGCGCCGGGACTGCGGTCCAGAAGACGGATCGCGCCGCCATGAGCACGGACGATTTCCGCCGCGATGGCAAGGCCCAACCCCGTGCCGCCTTTGCGCACAGAGCCCTGAAATGGCCTGAACAAATGCGCCCGGGCACGCTCGGGAACACCCGGGCCGGTGTCCGAGACTTCAATAATCGTCTTGTCATTCTCGATTCGGGCCAGCAGATCCAGTCTGCAAATCACCGCTTCTTCCTTGCTGCCCTGCATCACATCCACCGAGTTGCGACACAGATTCATCAAGACCCGAAACAGCTGGGCTGGGTCTGCATAGACCTCCAGATCTTTCGGAATATGGTTCGAGAAGCGAAGGCGCGAGGCGTCGGACAGATCCAGAAGGTCGCGCATTTCCTCGCCCAGTTGATACAGATTCAGGAGCCGTT encodes the following:
- a CDS encoding peroxiredoxin; the protein is MTELETPAEAPAFPQLNKPAPDFCAPTTAGIKKLSDYEGKWLILFSHPADFTPVCSTEFMAFAKAYDQFKEMNCELLGLSIDSVHSHIAWVRSIKENWGIDIQFPIIDDIPMTVAKAYGMIHPGASDTSAVRATFLIDPKGILRAMVYYPMSNGRSIPEFVRLLAALQTSDANNVATPEGWQPGDKVIVPPPSTVEGAAKRASEGYDTVDWYFSKKEL